In a genomic window of Pedobacter sp. KBS0701:
- a CDS encoding glycoside hydrolase family 28 protein, with the protein MKHISGSLCHIKVALACLILSSATAVAQQKQSLPIIQQVKFKKDTTSIVSFGAKGDGITLNTENINKTIASVSQKGGGVVLIPSGLWLTGPIELKSNVNLHLKRDAILQFTADFNQYKLVQGNWEGQPAWRNQSPISGVNLENIAITGSGIIDGNGGAWRMVKKDKLTETQWKNLVASGGIVKADGKMWYPSEKTVKGSNTKNAGVIEAGKTAADYDDIKDFLRPNLLVLTGCKKILLEGVTFQNSPAWNLHPLLCEDLTLRNLQVKNPWFAQNGDGVDVESCKNVLIEGSTFDVGDDGICIKSGRDEAGRKRGVPTENVIVRNNVVYHAHGGFVIGSEMSGGAKNIWVYDCSFIGTDIGLRFKTTRGRGGVVENIYINNINMIDIPGEAILFDMYYAAVDPVPLAGEKREAIKTVTVPVTEATPQFKNFYIKDVVANGAEKAIFFRGLPEMNIKDVYLENVTIKAKKGIEIIEASGIFLKNVNVITDNTSPVVMIQNGSNINISNLSYPMNSKILFDVSGEKSKRVKISGTDVSKAKTASVLGTEVDKKALEISK; encoded by the coding sequence ATGAAACATATTTCTGGTAGTTTATGCCATATAAAAGTAGCTCTCGCATGCTTAATTTTATCTTCTGCAACCGCTGTGGCTCAACAAAAGCAAAGTTTACCCATTATCCAGCAGGTTAAATTTAAAAAAGATACTACAAGTATTGTCAGCTTTGGGGCAAAAGGTGATGGCATTACCTTAAATACCGAAAATATTAATAAAACTATTGCAAGCGTTAGCCAAAAAGGCGGCGGTGTGGTATTAATTCCTTCAGGTTTGTGGTTAACCGGGCCGATCGAGTTAAAAAGCAATGTAAACCTTCACTTAAAACGTGATGCCATTCTTCAGTTTACCGCCGACTTTAACCAATATAAACTCGTTCAGGGAAATTGGGAAGGTCAGCCTGCATGGCGAAACCAGAGCCCGATTTCGGGTGTAAACCTCGAAAATATTGCCATTACCGGAAGCGGGATCATTGATGGTAACGGCGGCGCCTGGCGTATGGTTAAAAAAGATAAACTTACCGAAACACAATGGAAAAACCTCGTTGCATCCGGAGGTATTGTTAAAGCCGATGGCAAAATGTGGTATCCATCAGAGAAAACCGTTAAAGGCTCGAACACTAAAAATGCGGGGGTAATTGAAGCAGGTAAAACTGCTGCAGATTATGATGATATCAAAGATTTTCTCCGTCCCAATTTACTGGTCTTAACCGGCTGTAAAAAAATCCTTTTAGAAGGTGTTACCTTTCAAAATTCACCCGCGTGGAATTTACACCCTTTGCTTTGCGAGGATTTAACCTTAAGAAATTTACAGGTGAAAAATCCCTGGTTTGCACAAAACGGCGATGGTGTTGATGTAGAATCGTGCAAAAATGTATTAATCGAAGGCAGCACTTTTGATGTTGGCGACGATGGCATCTGTATCAAATCTGGTCGCGATGAAGCTGGCCGTAAACGGGGTGTACCCACAGAAAATGTAATTGTTAGAAATAATGTGGTTTACCATGCGCATGGTGGTTTTGTCATCGGTAGCGAAATGAGTGGGGGTGCTAAAAATATCTGGGTTTATGATTGTTCTTTTATCGGCACCGATATTGGCCTGCGTTTTAAAACTACCAGAGGTCGTGGTGGTGTGGTAGAAAATATTTATATCAATAACATCAACATGATCGATATTCCTGGCGAAGCCATTTTATTCGATATGTATTATGCTGCGGTTGATCCGGTTCCCTTGGCCGGCGAAAAACGTGAAGCGATCAAAACCGTAACCGTTCCGGTTACCGAAGCTACTCCGCAGTTTAAGAATTTTTACATTAAAGATGTAGTGGCCAATGGTGCCGAAAAAGCAATATTTTTCAGGGGATTACCAGAAATGAACATCAAAGATGTGTATCTCGAAAACGTAACCATAAAAGCCAAAAAGGGCATCGAGATTATTGAGGCATCGGGAATTTTTCTGAAAAACGTAAATGTAATTACTGATAATACCAGTCCGGTGGTAATGATTCAGAACGGTTCTAATATCAACATCAGCAACCTTAGTTATCCAATGAACAGCAAAATTTTATTTGATGTTTCAGGCGAAAAATCAAAAAGGGTAAAAATTAGCGGAACCGATGTTTCCAAAGCGAAAACCGCTTCTGTTTTAGGTACTGAGGTAGATAAAAAAGCACTGGAAATTTCAAAATAA
- a CDS encoding pectinesterase family protein — MRVIILFLLISISSAVYALDVKPDFVVAADGSGNFKTVQEAIHAVPDFRNKTTVIFIKKGIYKEKLILAASKKNVKFIGESLSETILTYDDYAQKKNIFGEEKGTSGSSSFYIYGEGFSAENITFENSSGPVGQAVAVWAGGDKLIFTNCRFLGFQDTLYTYGGNNRQYYKNCYIEGTVDFIFGASTAWFESCTIFCKKAGYITAASTADTTKFGYVLNKCKIKGDAPANSFYLGRPWRPYAKVAYLNCELPDFIRPEGWNNWGKESNEKTAYYAEYKSTGKGADSKNRANWSHQLTDHEYKDYILENVFRGWDPEVK; from the coding sequence ATGAGAGTAATCATCCTGTTTTTACTGATAAGCATTTCATCAGCAGTTTATGCCCTGGATGTTAAACCCGATTTTGTGGTAGCAGCCGATGGAAGTGGAAATTTTAAAACTGTACAGGAAGCGATACATGCTGTGCCCGATTTCAGGAACAAAACAACCGTAATTTTCATTAAAAAGGGTATTTATAAAGAAAAACTGATTCTGGCGGCGTCTAAAAAGAATGTAAAGTTTATTGGGGAGAGCTTAAGCGAAACCATTTTAACTTATGATGATTATGCACAGAAAAAAAATATTTTTGGCGAAGAAAAAGGTACTTCGGGTTCATCAAGCTTTTACATTTATGGCGAAGGCTTTTCTGCGGAGAACATTACTTTCGAAAATTCTTCAGGCCCGGTGGGGCAGGCAGTAGCCGTTTGGGCCGGAGGCGATAAACTGATTTTCACCAACTGCAGGTTTTTAGGTTTCCAGGATACACTTTATACTTATGGGGGCAACAATCGCCAATACTATAAAAATTGCTACATAGAGGGAACAGTCGATTTTATTTTCGGCGCTTCTACTGCCTGGTTCGAAAGCTGTACCATTTTTTGCAAAAAAGCTGGTTACATTACGGCTGCCTCAACTGCCGATACCACAAAATTTGGCTACGTCCTCAACAAATGTAAAATTAAGGGAGATGCTCCTGCCAATAGTTTTTACCTGGGCCGTCCCTGGAGACCTTATGCCAAAGTTGCCTACCTCAACTGCGAGTTGCCAGATTTTATCCGCCCTGAGGGCTGGAATAACTGGGGGAAAGAAAGTAATGAGAAAACGGCATATTATGCTGAATATAAAAGTACTGGAAAAGGCGCCGATTCTAAAAACAGGGCCAATTGGTCGCACCAATTAACTGATCATGAGTATAAGGACTATATTTTGGAAAACGTTTTCCGCGGGTGGGATCCGGAAGTAAAATAA
- a CDS encoding glycoside hydrolase 43 family protein — protein sequence MKYLYSSILFLSVSINAFAQQTPDNRYVSKVWVSDLGNGTYRNPVINADYSDPDAIRVGADFYMIASSFDAIPGLPILHSKDLINWKIIGHALKRQPPFEHFEKTQHGNGVWAPAIRYHNGEFYIYYPDPDFGIYLTKAKTITGEWSAPKLVAEGKGLIDPCPFWDEDGKAYLAYAFAGSRAGIKSLLAIMPLTIDGSKATETGRIVYDGHELDPTIEGPKFYKRNGYYYLFAPAGGVSTGWQLILRSKNIYGPYERKVAMDQGKSAVNGPHQGAWVNTQTGEDWFLHFQDKDAYGRVIHLQPMKWINNWPVIGLDADGDGKGEPVANYKKPNVGKVYLIETPVESDEFGTVKLGLQWQWQANPQPTWLFTDADKGLLKLYTAKIPDEAKNLWDVPNLLMQKFPADEFMATTKLNFKPNPKLNGEKTGLVIMGRNYAQMSIKSKKDGLYLIYGVCQNADKGKAENEKEIARLKSGLVYFRVKVAAGAKCQFSYSEDGINFTNVGDEFQATAGQWIGAKMGLFAIRDTQTNDSGIAEYDWFRVQPLK from the coding sequence ATGAAATATCTATACAGTTCAATCCTATTTTTAAGTGTTAGCATCAATGCCTTTGCCCAACAAACGCCAGATAACCGTTATGTTTCTAAAGTTTGGGTGTCTGATTTAGGTAATGGAACTTATAGAAATCCGGTAATCAATGCAGATTATTCCGATCCCGACGCCATCCGTGTGGGTGCCGATTTTTATATGATCGCCTCCAGTTTTGATGCCATACCCGGATTACCGATTTTGCATTCGAAAGATCTGATTAACTGGAAAATCATCGGTCACGCTTTAAAACGTCAGCCTCCATTCGAGCATTTCGAAAAGACACAACATGGCAATGGTGTTTGGGCGCCGGCTATCCGTTATCATAATGGCGAATTTTACATTTATTACCCGGATCCCGACTTTGGTATATATTTAACCAAGGCTAAAACCATAACCGGCGAATGGTCTGCACCTAAATTGGTTGCTGAAGGGAAAGGATTGATTGATCCATGCCCATTTTGGGATGAGGATGGCAAAGCTTATCTGGCTTATGCTTTTGCAGGTAGTCGTGCAGGCATTAAAAGTTTATTGGCGATTATGCCATTAACCATCGATGGCTCTAAAGCGACAGAAACGGGTAGAATTGTTTATGATGGGCACGAGCTCGACCCCACCATAGAAGGCCCAAAATTTTATAAACGCAATGGCTATTACTATCTGTTTGCACCTGCTGGTGGCGTTTCCACTGGCTGGCAATTGATTCTAAGAAGTAAAAATATTTATGGCCCTTATGAAAGAAAAGTAGCCATGGATCAGGGAAAATCTGCGGTAAACGGTCCACATCAAGGTGCCTGGGTAAACACACAAACCGGTGAAGATTGGTTCCTGCATTTTCAGGATAAAGACGCTTATGGCCGGGTAATACATCTTCAACCCATGAAATGGATCAATAACTGGCCGGTTATCGGCCTCGATGCAGATGGAGACGGAAAAGGTGAACCAGTAGCTAACTACAAAAAACCAAATGTAGGGAAGGTTTACCTAATTGAAACACCTGTAGAAAGTGATGAATTTGGTACAGTAAAATTAGGTTTGCAGTGGCAATGGCAGGCCAATCCGCAGCCGACCTGGTTATTTACTGATGCAGATAAGGGATTGTTAAAATTATACACGGCAAAAATTCCCGATGAGGCTAAAAATCTTTGGGACGTTCCGAACCTGTTGATGCAGAAATTCCCTGCCGATGAATTTATGGCAACAACGAAACTCAATTTTAAACCTAATCCAAAATTGAATGGTGAAAAAACGGGTTTAGTAATCATGGGACGCAATTATGCACAAATGAGTATCAAAAGCAAAAAAGACGGATTATACCTCATATATGGTGTTTGCCAGAATGCGGATAAGGGAAAAGCAGAGAATGAAAAAGAAATTGCCAGGCTGAAATCGGGCTTGGTTTATTTTCGCGTAAAAGTTGCTGCAGGTGCAAAATGCCAGTTCAGTTATAGTGAAGATGGCATAAATTTCACTAATGTTGGTGATGAATTTCAAGCCACTGCCGGGCAATGGATCGGTGCAAAAATGGGATTATTTGCTATTAGAGATACCCAAACAAATGACTCAGGCATCGCAGAATATGATTGGTTCCGCGTACAACCTTTAAAATAA
- a CDS encoding rhamnogalacturonan acetylesterase has product MMKKYKFLIAAFGAILLMSFIMKPKPVKVYLIGDSTVADYTLDEGYMQKKYPITGWGQVFQQFLTKDSLKKLNKLIKSDSALVVDKAKGGRSTRTFFEEGRWKDVLSTLEKNDLVLIQFGHNDAAKDKPERYVDIPGYKDFLRMYVKETRAKGALPILITPVTRNYPWKDGKLGSAHGEYPQAVKDVAKELNVPIIDLTLLSAEFFTTKGNEFVSKNYFMNLDSEKYEAYPKGQKDNTHFQPEGAKAIAQLVYQSLKNINRNSN; this is encoded by the coding sequence ATGATGAAAAAATATAAATTTCTTATCGCAGCATTTGGTGCTATTTTACTAATGTCTTTCATCATGAAACCTAAGCCTGTTAAAGTTTATTTGATCGGCGATTCTACGGTTGCAGATTATACTTTGGATGAGGGATACATGCAGAAGAAATATCCCATTACTGGTTGGGGACAGGTTTTTCAACAGTTTTTAACAAAAGACAGTTTAAAAAAATTAAACAAACTAATTAAAAGTGATAGCGCTTTAGTTGTTGATAAAGCAAAAGGCGGCAGAAGCACCCGGACTTTTTTCGAAGAGGGCAGGTGGAAAGATGTTTTATCAACCCTGGAAAAGAATGACCTTGTATTGATCCAATTTGGACATAACGATGCAGCGAAAGACAAACCTGAACGTTATGTAGATATTCCGGGATATAAAGATTTTTTAAGGATGTATGTAAAAGAAACAAGGGCAAAAGGTGCTTTACCGATCCTCATTACACCAGTTACCCGTAATTACCCATGGAAAGACGGTAAACTAGGCAGCGCACATGGCGAATATCCTCAGGCAGTAAAGGATGTGGCGAAAGAATTAAATGTGCCCATAATTGATCTTACTTTACTTTCAGCTGAATTTTTCACCACCAAAGGCAACGAATTTGTGAGCAAAAATTATTTTATGAATTTAGATTCGGAGAAATATGAAGCTTATCCAAAAGGGCAAAAAGACAATACCCACTTCCAACCCGAAGGCGCCAAAGCAATCGCACAGTTGGTTTACCAATCATTAAAAAACATTAACCGCAATTCGAATTAA
- a CDS encoding DUF6814 family protein, which yields MNTLKKFLGLIWMVLGPLTMTFLFIHAIDKVGLAHTDIERTNTILQWAIILFIFLPISLGLMIFGFYAWKGEYDHLPESSEEL from the coding sequence ATGAATACGTTAAAGAAATTTTTAGGACTGATTTGGATGGTTTTAGGACCATTAACAATGACTTTTTTGTTTATCCATGCGATTGATAAAGTGGGCTTGGCCCATACAGATATTGAACGGACAAATACCATTCTGCAGTGGGCAATTATCCTGTTTATTTTTCTCCCGATTAGTTTGGGGTTGATGATATTTGGCTTTTATGCATGGAAAGGTGAATACGATCACCTGCCAGAAAGTTCTGAAGAATTATAG
- a CDS encoding MFS transporter: MSDNLPRNNIFKVIGASSLGTLIEWYDFYIFGSLAVIIGHQLFPEDAGASALINTLAIFAAGFIVRPFGALVFGRLGDLIGRKYTFLLTLVLMGGSTFFIGLIPSYKSIGYAAPILVLILRLIQGLALGGEYGGAATYVAEHAPKNKRGFFTSWIQTTATLGLFLSLGIIVITKNILGAETFGDWGWRIPFLLSIVLVVVSIYIRMKMHESPMFSKLKAEGNVSKNPLKESFNNKANFKMVLLALFGATMGQGVIWYTGQFYAQSFLENTCKLDFNDSRYILLWGIAFATPFFVVFGAWSDKVGRKWIMLSGMLLGILFYRPIYQMFLDDTDYTKVEQTDILSANPAQVTSLLIANSTDSLRTISTKVMLKNGASFNRVQIDTVSQTKGILSGKEVIKDKVLPTPVFWKFVGLIFFQILLVTMVYGPIAAFLVELFPTKIRYTSMSLPYHIGNGVFGGLVPFIATLIASFSGSTPLSGLWYPIGIAALSLVIGTIYLSNKRDENIND, from the coding sequence ATGAGCGACAATTTACCCAGGAACAATATCTTTAAAGTAATCGGTGCATCATCTTTAGGAACACTGATTGAATGGTACGATTTTTATATTTTTGGTAGCCTTGCGGTTATCATTGGTCATCAGTTATTTCCGGAAGATGCTGGTGCATCAGCCTTAATCAACACCTTGGCTATTTTCGCTGCAGGTTTTATTGTTCGTCCATTTGGGGCACTGGTTTTTGGCAGGCTTGGCGATTTAATCGGCCGGAAATATACTTTTTTACTTACTTTGGTACTAATGGGTGGATCGACATTTTTTATCGGTTTAATTCCCTCTTATAAAAGCATTGGTTATGCTGCACCAATTTTGGTTTTAATATTAAGGTTAATCCAGGGTTTGGCTTTAGGTGGCGAATATGGTGGTGCCGCAACCTATGTAGCAGAGCACGCACCCAAAAACAAACGCGGTTTTTTTACCAGCTGGATCCAAACTACCGCAACATTGGGTTTGTTCCTTTCGTTAGGGATTATTGTCATTACGAAAAATATTTTAGGTGCCGAAACTTTTGGCGATTGGGGGTGGAGAATCCCTTTTCTATTATCGATCGTATTGGTTGTGGTTTCAATTTATATCCGCATGAAAATGCACGAATCGCCGATGTTTTCTAAATTAAAGGCTGAAGGAAATGTCTCAAAAAATCCACTGAAAGAGAGCTTTAATAACAAGGCGAATTTTAAAATGGTGCTCCTGGCGCTGTTTGGCGCTACTATGGGGCAAGGAGTAATCTGGTATACCGGACAGTTTTATGCACAATCATTTCTAGAGAATACCTGTAAGCTGGATTTTAACGATTCAAGATATATTTTACTCTGGGGAATTGCTTTTGCTACTCCTTTTTTTGTGGTATTTGGTGCCTGGAGTGATAAGGTTGGCCGGAAATGGATCATGTTAAGCGGTATGCTTTTGGGCATTCTTTTTTATCGCCCCATTTATCAAATGTTTTTGGATGATACCGATTATACAAAAGTTGAACAGACTGATATTTTATCTGCTAATCCGGCTCAGGTAACTTCTCTTTTAATTGCGAATTCAACCGATAGTTTACGGACGATTTCTACTAAAGTAATGCTTAAAAATGGTGCTTCCTTTAACAGGGTGCAAATCGATACCGTTTCTCAAACCAAAGGGATTCTTTCAGGCAAAGAAGTAATAAAAGACAAAGTTTTACCTACGCCGGTATTCTGGAAATTTGTTGGCTTAATTTTCTTCCAGATTCTGCTGGTAACCATGGTTTATGGGCCAATTGCTGCTTTCCTGGTAGAGTTATTCCCAACTAAAATTAGATATACCTCTATGTCGCTTCCTTATCATATCGGTAATGGTGTTTTCGGAGGGCTTGTACCTTTTATTGCAACGCTAATTGCAAGCTTTTCTGGCTCTACACCATTATCAGGCCTTTGGTATCCGATAGGCATAGCTGCGTTGAGTTTGGTTATTGGCACCATTTATTTATCGAATAAAAGAGACGAGAATATTAACGATTAG
- a CDS encoding bestrophin family protein — MLLIQNIRLSRILRNTWHVDLIMIASCTVAYFVREYLIAHHFSIPSIIPTVLGTAIAFFIGFNNNQAYDRWWEARKIWGALVNDSRSYARALLNYVDEDEESVKRMIYRHIAFLYALKANLRGAVDEIYTKYLTEADLQEIKKHNNKHNAILNIQSRDLQKLSKSNAIDGFRFIEINEMLTRFSDSMGMSERIKNTIFPTTYTYLTKVFIWLFVVTFTLVISQDAGPAAIFLGWLIGFVFVSTQVNGMSLINPFENNSAGIPLNQITRTIEINLLQMLEEEEIPEPVKPINDEYVL, encoded by the coding sequence ATGCTTTTAATACAAAACATTAGGTTAAGTAGAATTTTAAGGAATACGTGGCACGTTGATCTGATCATGATTGCCTCTTGTACTGTAGCTTACTTTGTACGTGAATATTTAATTGCGCATCATTTTTCCATTCCATCCATCATCCCAACAGTTTTAGGTACAGCTATTGCTTTTTTTATTGGTTTTAACAATAACCAGGCTTACGATAGGTGGTGGGAAGCACGAAAAATATGGGGAGCCCTGGTAAATGATTCACGCTCCTATGCACGGGCTTTGCTCAATTATGTTGATGAAGATGAAGAAAGTGTAAAACGTATGATTTACAGGCATATTGCATTCTTGTACGCTTTAAAAGCTAATTTGAGGGGAGCGGTAGACGAAATTTACACCAAATATTTAACTGAGGCAGATTTACAGGAAATAAAAAAACATAACAATAAGCATAACGCCATTTTAAATATCCAATCCAGAGATTTACAAAAATTATCAAAATCAAATGCTATTGATGGCTTCCGTTTTATCGAGATTAATGAGATGCTTACCAGATTTTCTGATTCTATGGGCATGAGCGAGCGCATTAAAAATACCATATTCCCCACAACCTATACCTATCTTACTAAAGTATTTATCTGGTTATTTGTAGTAACATTTACCCTCGTAATCAGTCAGGATGCAGGGCCGGCAGCCATATTTTTAGGCTGGTTAATCGGTTTCGTCTTTGTATCTACGCAGGTTAACGGAATGAGTTTGATTAACCCTTTCGAAAACAATTCTGCAGGCATTCCGCTTAACCAGATTACCAGAACGATAGAGATCAATCTTTTGCAGATGCTCGAAGAAGAAGAGATTCCGGAGCCCGTTAAGCCGATTAATGACGAATATGTGCTTTAG